A genomic region of Bernardetia sp. ABR2-2B contains the following coding sequences:
- a CDS encoding endonuclease MutS2 has product MVYPQNIESKLGFDKIRELLGEECQGILGRQLIEKMEFHNDYETIASLTEQTAEFKKLIETGQSPPESYYFDVSAYLAKASIVNNFLTESEFYDVKRSLDTLYQTLRVIRRQPKEEFPRLQSMCQDIDVPYEVIQDIERVIDDKGQMRSNASPELQKIRQAIVRTQVTLRKKLVSIVEGLRKNDYLRSDVDTTVREGRMVVPIKTEYRKQLKGIVHDTSSTGQTIFIEPEAIVDLNNDIKQFMHQERFEIVRILTDLTTFLRPHLYTLKYAYEFLAQVDFIRAKARFAVKLNAINPDFEKRALIDWQNAYHPLLYLSHKKQGKTVLPNTLFLDGNQRILLISGPNAGGKSVLLKTVGLLQYMYQSGLLIPVQEGSKIGIFDQLFIDIGDEQSIDNDLSTYSSHLYNMKKFLIAGNKRTLALIDEFGTGTEPQVGASIAEAILEEFEKQRMYAVITTHYANLKFMAEKSQFIVNGAMRYDVDKLEPLFKLEIGKPGSSFALEIAKKIGLPSDVIKSARSKIGGEQVEVERLLRQLEKQRSNLDREQTNLRKQGLEVDKLLRENQSLKDDLKKNKQKYMQEAKKEAQALLQNANQRIENTIRAIKEQQADKQKTKAVRKDLDGLQNELDKVEFESTQKSTPKNEDEMIRYVDSEIKEGDFVQIKGQTAVAEVLSIKNKDALLRIGSLKTTVKMNRLQKVDETILPTSITGTKNTKSSNSGSTLHSKVLDFSPELDIRGKRAEEVNPIVTAFMDDAVMLSKKSLRILHGKGEGVLRQVVRDALRQYSQVKTIKDEHADRGGAGITLVELK; this is encoded by the coding sequence ATGGTTTATCCACAAAATATAGAGTCAAAATTAGGGTTTGATAAAATCCGTGAGCTTTTAGGAGAAGAATGTCAAGGCATTTTGGGCAGACAGCTTATAGAAAAGATGGAGTTTCATAATGATTATGAAACCATTGCTAGTCTGACAGAACAAACAGCAGAATTTAAGAAATTAATAGAGACAGGACAAAGCCCTCCTGAAAGTTATTATTTTGATGTTTCGGCATATCTTGCAAAGGCTTCTATTGTTAATAATTTTCTAACAGAATCTGAATTTTATGATGTTAAGCGTTCTTTAGATACATTATATCAGACTTTAAGAGTGATTCGAAGGCAGCCAAAAGAAGAATTTCCACGTCTTCAATCGATGTGTCAAGATATAGATGTTCCTTATGAAGTCATTCAAGATATAGAAAGAGTTATTGATGATAAAGGACAGATGAGAAGTAATGCTTCTCCAGAGCTTCAAAAAATCCGTCAAGCTATTGTTAGAACGCAAGTTACACTTCGTAAAAAACTGGTTTCAATTGTAGAAGGTTTACGAAAAAATGATTATTTGCGCTCTGATGTTGATACAACAGTCAGAGAAGGTAGAATGGTTGTTCCTATCAAAACAGAATATCGCAAACAGCTAAAAGGAATTGTTCATGATACGTCTTCAACAGGGCAAACTATTTTTATAGAACCTGAAGCTATTGTAGATTTGAATAATGACATTAAACAGTTTATGCACCAAGAGCGATTTGAGATTGTGCGTATTCTGACTGACCTGACGACTTTTTTACGCCCTCATTTATATACATTGAAATATGCGTATGAATTTTTGGCTCAAGTAGATTTTATTCGTGCAAAAGCTCGTTTTGCTGTAAAATTAAATGCAATTAATCCAGATTTTGAAAAACGTGCTTTGATAGATTGGCAAAATGCGTATCATCCTCTTTTATATTTATCGCATAAAAAACAAGGAAAAACAGTTCTGCCAAATACCTTATTTTTAGATGGAAATCAGCGAATTTTACTTATTTCAGGACCAAATGCAGGTGGTAAATCAGTTCTTTTGAAAACGGTTGGTTTACTTCAATATATGTATCAGAGTGGTTTATTGATTCCTGTTCAAGAAGGCTCAAAAATTGGAATTTTTGACCAGCTTTTTATAGACATAGGAGATGAGCAATCCATTGATAACGATTTGAGTACGTATAGTTCGCATCTTTATAATATGAAAAAATTTCTCATTGCAGGAAATAAAAGAACCCTTGCTTTGATAGATGAATTTGGAACAGGAACAGAGCCACAAGTAGGTGCATCGATAGCAGAAGCCATTTTAGAAGAGTTTGAAAAACAGAGAATGTATGCCGTAATTACTACGCATTATGCCAATCTGAAATTTATGGCAGAAAAATCACAGTTTATTGTCAATGGAGCAATGCGTTATGATGTTGATAAATTAGAGCCTCTCTTTAAGTTAGAAATAGGAAAACCAGGGAGTTCGTTTGCACTAGAAATTGCTAAAAAAATAGGTTTGCCTTCTGATGTTATCAAATCGGCTCGTTCAAAAATAGGAGGTGAACAAGTAGAAGTAGAAAGACTTTTGAGACAGTTAGAAAAACAACGTTCGAATTTAGATAGAGAACAAACCAACCTTCGAAAACAAGGCTTGGAAGTAGATAAATTGCTTAGAGAAAACCAATCTTTAAAGGATGATTTGAAGAAAAACAAGCAAAAATACATGCAAGAAGCAAAAAAAGAAGCACAAGCTTTACTCCAAAATGCAAACCAGCGCATCGAAAATACTATCAGAGCCATCAAAGAACAACAAGCTGACAAACAGAAAACAAAAGCAGTTAGAAAAGATTTAGATGGTTTGCAAAATGAATTAGATAAGGTAGAATTTGAATCCACTCAAAAATCAACCCCTAAAAACGAAGATGAGATGATTCGTTATGTAGACTCTGAAATAAAAGAGGGCGATTTTGTACAAATAAAAGGACAAACGGCAGTTGCTGAGGTTCTTTCTATCAAAAATAAAGATGCCTTGCTTCGAATTGGTTCTCTCAAAACGACTGTAAAGATGAATCGTTTGCAAAAAGTAGATGAAACCATTTTACCAACTTCTATTACTGGAACTAAAAACACAAAGTCTTCAAACTCGGGTTCTACACTTCATAGCAAAGTCTTAGATTTTAGTCCAGAATTAGATATTCGTGGCAAACGTGCAGAAGAAGTAAATCCAATTGTTACAGCTTTTATGGACGATGCTGTGATGCTTTCTAAGAAAAGTCTTCGAATCTTGCACGGAAAGGGAGAAGGTGTTTTGCGTCAAGTAGTTAGAGATGCACTTCGTCAGTATTCGCAAGTCAAGACGATAAAAGACGAACACGCAGACAGAGGTGGCGCAGGAATTACGCTTGTAGAATTGAAGTAA
- a CDS encoding gliding motility lipoprotein GldH: MKFIKSIFPILTLAVLFLFSSCGDGRNIYREHTDVNSVGFKWNMSDEKTYKVNVEEAGMYDISIELRHGISIPFKNLILVLTYETPDGKATEEKVDFRLRDEGGRAIGEGVGDTYDTRQVVMPNFKLEKGTYTFKIKHALPDNDPISPILEVGLVVDKVKK, translated from the coding sequence ATGAAATTTATCAAGTCTATTTTTCCAATTCTTACTTTAGCTGTTTTGTTCTTGTTTTCTTCGTGTGGTGATGGAAGGAATATTTATAGAGAACATACAGATGTAAATTCAGTAGGCTTTAAGTGGAATATGAGTGATGAGAAAACCTACAAAGTAAATGTAGAAGAAGCAGGAATGTATGATATTTCGATAGAATTACGCCACGGAATTAGTATTCCTTTCAAAAATCTAATTTTGGTTCTTACTTATGAAACTCCAGACGGAAAAGCAACAGAAGAGAAAGTAGATTTTAGATTGCGTGATGAAGGTGGACGTGCAATAGGTGAAGGCGTAGGCGATACTTATGATACAAGACAGGTTGTAATGCCTAATTTTAAACTAGAAAAAGGAACTTATACCTTCAAAATCAAACATGCTTTACCTGATAATGACCCAATAAGTCCAATTTTAGAAGTTGGTTTGGTTGTAGATAAAGTAAAAAAATAA
- a CDS encoding SpoIIE family protein phosphatase encodes MMQKFLFLFLFYILLVFSTKAQFVTNDGQKLTVEMCLEKSEERKNQGDYRGASDFLNKAALIHWDKKELRPAITYFQKSLIFNQKVDNQSGMYGIYSNLATIYADLEKFDSSLVFFQKTLEGRKKQGVKEPIISAQINTAVVLNNLKRHDEAAQQLLDGLSIAKESLDLEQMRSIYGMLAETYEKAGNSEKTKEYFDLYRNFHEMSQQRKMAVVSAEADKARLQAALAETEKQRAELEIALKNTKLKEQEKHIESKNEELNKLESNFTKQELAYKVLQQETDLQEAKFAQEQAENEQKIAKQRLYIGAIAGVLLLSFIGIFFIYRSQQQKKRANLILQDKNEEISFQQAQILEQNHELEIAVNEIEDKNKEITSSITYAKRIQEAILPNIINIQKVLPESFVYFRPRDIVSGDFYFFHEIKEEQKIILAAVDCTGHGVPGAFMSMVGNEILSRIVAENNITSPAEILNRLNKGITTALHKDETDIHDGMDLALVCIDKKAKTLTFAGAKNPLFYIQNNNLEVIKGDKMPIGGSDREHKGDFTEHVIDTSIPTTFYIFSDGFQDQFGGEQGRKFMVKNFRNLLFEIHKKDTAEQKQILYQTFKDWIGNEHKPIDDVLVIGGRV; translated from the coding sequence ATGATGCAAAAATTTCTATTTCTTTTCCTTTTTTATATTTTATTGGTTTTTTCTACAAAAGCCCAATTTGTAACAAATGATGGTCAAAAACTGACGGTTGAGATGTGTTTGGAAAAGTCGGAAGAACGCAAAAATCAAGGCGATTATAGAGGGGCAAGTGATTTTCTGAATAAAGCTGCACTCATTCATTGGGATAAAAAAGAACTCCGACCAGCCATTACCTACTTTCAAAAATCATTAATTTTTAATCAAAAAGTAGATAATCAGAGTGGAATGTATGGGATTTATAGTAATCTTGCTACTATTTATGCTGATTTAGAAAAGTTTGACTCCTCTTTAGTATTCTTTCAAAAAACCTTAGAGGGGCGTAAAAAACAAGGCGTAAAAGAACCTATAATTTCGGCTCAAATAAATACGGCAGTTGTTCTTAATAATCTAAAAAGACATGATGAAGCAGCACAACAGCTTTTAGATGGACTAAGTATAGCAAAAGAAAGTTTGGATTTAGAGCAAATGAGAAGCATCTATGGAATGCTTGCCGAAACATATGAAAAAGCAGGAAATTCTGAAAAAACAAAAGAATATTTTGATTTATATCGAAATTTTCATGAAATGTCTCAACAACGAAAAATGGCTGTTGTAAGTGCAGAAGCTGACAAAGCAAGGCTACAAGCAGCTTTAGCTGAAACAGAAAAGCAAAGAGCAGAGCTAGAAATTGCCTTAAAAAACACAAAATTAAAAGAGCAAGAAAAACACATAGAAAGCAAGAATGAAGAACTAAATAAATTAGAATCTAACTTTACAAAACAAGAACTTGCTTATAAAGTTCTTCAACAAGAAACTGACTTACAAGAAGCTAAATTTGCACAAGAACAAGCCGAAAATGAACAAAAAATAGCAAAACAACGCTTATATATTGGAGCAATTGCAGGTGTTTTATTGCTTTCTTTTATTGGAATATTTTTTATTTATAGAAGTCAGCAACAAAAGAAAAGGGCAAATCTGATTTTGCAAGATAAAAATGAAGAAATTAGCTTCCAACAAGCTCAAATTTTAGAACAAAATCACGAATTGGAAATTGCAGTAAACGAAATTGAAGATAAAAACAAAGAGATTACATCAAGTATTACTTATGCCAAACGTATTCAAGAGGCAATACTTCCAAATATCATAAATATCCAGAAAGTGTTACCCGAATCTTTCGTTTATTTTCGTCCTCGTGATATTGTAAGTGGAGATTTTTACTTTTTTCATGAGATTAAAGAAGAACAAAAAATAATCTTAGCAGCCGTTGATTGTACAGGACATGGCGTACCGGGGGCATTTATGTCTATGGTAGGAAATGAGATTTTGAGTAGAATTGTAGCAGAAAATAATATTACCTCACCAGCAGAAATATTAAATCGCTTAAATAAAGGCATAACTACAGCTCTACACAAAGATGAAACAGATATTCATGACGGAATGGATTTAGCTTTAGTTTGTATAGACAAAAAAGCCAAAACACTTACTTTTGCAGGAGCTAAAAACCCTCTTTTTTATATTCAAAATAATAATTTGGAAGTAATAAAAGGAGATAAAATGCCAATTGGTGGTTCGGATAGAGAGCATAAAGGAGATTTTACAGAACACGTAATTGATACTTCTATTCCTACAACATTTTATATTTTTTCTGATGGCTTTCAAGACCAATTTGGAGGAGAACAAGGGCGCAAATTTATGGTCAAAAACTTTAGAAACTTACTTTTTGAAATTCATAAAAAAGATACAGCCGAGCAAAAACAAATCCTTTATCAAACCTTTAAAGATTGGATTGGAAATGAACACAAACCTATTGATGATGTACTTGTGATTGGAGGAAGAGTATAA
- a CDS encoding Rpn family recombination-promoting nuclease/putative transposase, with translation MKLIHFDWAIKKLLRHKENFGILEGFLTELLKFDLKIERILESEGNQEEQRDKFNRVDILVRTTKGELVLVELQNTPETDYFQRMLYGVSKLLTEYFKLGESYERIKRFYSINIVYGSFGQGEDYIYQHQGSFVGTHSKDNLENENFPKYYILKVNNFDDVVKNTLDEWIYFLKKSEVKDEFKAKGMEEVREKMCYEKLDKDSKIAYNRFQENLRIAKSIIETGRKTTILEIAKDFKNAGIAIHEIAKSTGLSEEEINDL, from the coding sequence ATGAAACTAATTCATTTTGATTGGGCAATAAAAAAGCTGCTTCGCCATAAAGAAAATTTTGGAATTTTGGAGGGTTTTCTGACCGAACTTCTAAAGTTTGACCTCAAAATAGAACGCATTTTAGAAAGTGAAGGTAACCAAGAAGAGCAGCGAGACAAGTTCAATAGAGTAGATATTTTGGTCAGAACAACGAAAGGAGAACTTGTCTTGGTAGAGCTTCAAAATACCCCTGAAACAGATTATTTTCAGAGAATGCTTTATGGTGTTTCTAAGCTATTAACTGAATATTTCAAATTAGGGGAGTCGTATGAAAGAATCAAAAGATTTTATTCCATCAATATTGTTTATGGTTCATTCGGACAGGGGGAAGATTATATCTATCAACACCAAGGTAGTTTTGTAGGTACTCACTCAAAAGATAATTTAGAAAATGAAAATTTCCCAAAATACTATATTCTAAAAGTTAATAATTTTGATGATGTAGTAAAAAATACTTTAGATGAATGGATTTATTTCTTGAAAAAAAGCGAAGTAAAAGATGAATTTAAGGCGAAAGGAATGGAAGAAGTAAGAGAAAAGATGTGTTATGAAAAGCTGGATAAAGACTCCAAAATTGCCTATAATCGTTTTCAAGAAAATCTTAGAATAGCAAAAAGTATAATTGAAACAGGAAGAAAAACAACTATACTAGAAATTGCAAAAGATTTTAAAAATGCTGGTATTGCTATTCATGAAATCGCAAAAAGTACAGGACTTTCAGAAGAAGAAATAAATGATTTATAA
- the hisD gene encoding histidinol dehydrogenase, with amino-acid sequence MKVYNQPARSEWESICVRPTFSLKQIESQVQNVLSAIKKEGDSAIQKFTKEFDKIDIEKFRVTTKELQEAENLISEPLKTAINQAYKNILVFHQSQQEEIKKVEITKGITCWRKSVGIEKVGLYIPGGTAPLFSTVLMLGIPAKIAGCKNVVLCSPPNKEGKIHPAILYAAHLVGATDIFKIGGIQAIGAMAYGTETVPKVYKIFGPGNQYVTVAKQLIQNEGVAIDMPAGPSEVAVLADKSCVPSFVAADLLSQAEHGKDSQVILMTDSEETANQIKIETEKQLESLPRKEFAQKSLENSRFVVLKNRQEILDMSNFYAPEHLIIALENSEEAANHIINAGSVFLGNYTPESVGDYASGTNHTLPTDGHARAYSGVSLDSFVKKITFQSLTKEGLNQIGQTVIEMAEAEELKAHANAVRVRL; translated from the coding sequence ATGAAAGTATATAACCAACCTGCTCGTAGTGAGTGGGAATCTATCTGTGTTCGCCCTACGTTTTCTTTAAAACAAATTGAATCTCAAGTTCAAAATGTTTTGAGTGCTATAAAAAAAGAAGGGGATAGTGCCATTCAAAAATTTACAAAAGAATTTGATAAAATAGATATAGAGAAGTTTAGAGTAACTACAAAAGAACTTCAAGAAGCTGAAAATCTTATTTCTGAACCTCTCAAGACGGCTATTAATCAAGCTTATAAAAACATTTTGGTTTTTCACCAAAGCCAACAAGAAGAAATAAAAAAAGTTGAGATTACTAAGGGAATTACCTGTTGGAGAAAAAGTGTAGGCATTGAAAAAGTGGGTTTGTATATACCAGGTGGAACAGCTCCTCTTTTTTCTACTGTTTTGATGCTCGGTATTCCTGCCAAAATTGCTGGTTGTAAGAATGTGGTTTTATGTTCTCCTCCCAATAAGGAAGGCAAAATACACCCTGCGATTCTATATGCTGCTCATCTTGTAGGAGCAACAGATATTTTCAAAATTGGAGGAATACAGGCAATTGGTGCAATGGCGTACGGAACAGAAACAGTACCGAAAGTATATAAAATTTTTGGACCTGGAAATCAATATGTAACTGTTGCCAAACAGCTTATTCAAAACGAAGGAGTTGCTATCGATATGCCCGCAGGTCCTTCTGAGGTAGCTGTTTTGGCTGATAAAAGTTGTGTTCCTAGCTTTGTCGCTGCTGATTTACTCTCTCAAGCTGAACATGGAAAAGATAGCCAAGTAATTTTGATGACAGACAGTGAAGAAACAGCAAATCAAATTAAAATAGAAACAGAAAAACAATTAGAATCACTACCTAGAAAGGAATTTGCTCAAAAATCATTGGAAAATAGCCGTTTTGTAGTCTTGAAAAATAGACAAGAAATTTTGGATATGAGTAATTTTTATGCTCCAGAACATTTGATTATTGCTTTAGAGAATTCAGAAGAAGCAGCTAATCATATCATTAACGCAGGTTCTGTGTTTTTGGGAAATTATACGCCTGAATCAGTTGGAGATTATGCTTCTGGGACAAATCATACACTTCCAACAGACGGACATGCAAGAGCATATAGTGGAGTTTCTTTAGATAGTTTTGTCAAAAAAATTACGTTTCAATCACTTACAAAAGAAGGTCTGAATCAAATCGGACAAACCGTAATTGAGATGGCAGAAGCAGAAGAATTGAAAGCTCATGCAAATGCTGTGCGTGTGAGGTTGTAA
- the dusB gene encoding tRNA dihydrouridine synthase DusB encodes MVKIGNVELGEFPLLLAPMEDVSDPPFRAVCKACGADMMYTEFISVEGLIRDADKSVEKLDIFDYERPVGIQIFGAELDSMLKATEIVERENPEVLDINFGCPVKKVVCKGAGAGILKDIPKMELLTKEIVNRSNLPVTVKTRLGWDHDSIQILEVAKRLQGVGIQALSIHGRTRKQMYTGEADWSYIAEVKNSADIHIPIFGNGDIDSPQKALEYKNRFGVDGIMIGRAAIGYPWIFREIKHYLATGELLPPPTLEERLDICRKHFVFSLEWKQNETVAINEMKRHYAAYFKGLRGIKQYRMRLVQSNSSQEVFDILNEIETEYQGVEFAHVY; translated from the coding sequence ATGGTAAAGATTGGAAATGTAGAGTTAGGAGAGTTCCCACTTTTACTTGCGCCGATGGAAGATGTAAGTGACCCTCCTTTTCGTGCTGTCTGTAAAGCTTGTGGCGCAGATATGATGTACACCGAATTTATTTCAGTAGAAGGGTTGATAAGAGATGCTGATAAAAGTGTAGAAAAACTAGATATTTTTGATTATGAAAGACCAGTAGGTATTCAGATTTTTGGTGCAGAGCTAGATTCTATGCTCAAAGCTACTGAAATTGTAGAAAGAGAAAACCCAGAAGTTTTGGATATAAATTTTGGTTGTCCTGTCAAAAAAGTAGTATGCAAAGGAGCAGGAGCAGGTATTTTGAAAGATATTCCTAAAATGGAACTTCTTACAAAAGAAATTGTAAACCGTTCGAATCTTCCTGTTACTGTCAAAACTCGTTTGGGTTGGGATCACGATTCTATCCAAATTTTGGAAGTCGCAAAACGTTTGCAAGGCGTTGGTATTCAGGCACTTTCTATTCATGGACGTACTCGTAAGCAGATGTACACAGGTGAGGCTGATTGGTCGTATATTGCAGAAGTAAAAAATAGTGCTGATATTCATATTCCTATCTTTGGAAATGGCGATATTGATTCTCCTCAAAAGGCTTTGGAATACAAAAACCGTTTTGGTGTCGATGGAATTATGATAGGACGTGCTGCCATTGGCTATCCTTGGATTTTTAGAGAAATAAAACATTATTTGGCTACTGGCGAACTTTTGCCACCTCCAACACTAGAAGAACGTTTAGATATTTGCAGAAAACACTTTGTTTTTTCTTTAGAATGGAAGCAAAATGAAACGGTAGCTATCAATGAAATGAAGCGTCATTATGCAGCTTATTTTAAAGGACTAAGAGGAATCAAACAATATAGAATGAGACTTGTTCAGTCTAATAGTTCGCAAGAAGTATTTGATATTCTTAATGAAATCGAAACTGAGTATCAAGGAGTTGAATTTGCGCACGTATATTAA